In Acidobacteriota bacterium, one DNA window encodes the following:
- a CDS encoding tyrosine-protein phosphatase has translation MIQPILAGAARPGLMGELAQDLEFLQKVGIEIVVSLTAEPLDLPTDSGFQLIHFPIPDMGIATPRAVAGLCERLVPAMVEGRPVLLHCRAGLGRTGTVGACCLVSLGLDAGDAILHLRTQSRFYIQTTSQQHMVKHYADHLRTVADQDELPPSFRRPASDRPADLIQRFQS, from the coding sequence ATGATCCAACCCATCCTGGCCGGGGCGGCCCGGCCGGGATTGATGGGTGAGCTGGCTCAGGACCTGGAGTTCCTCCAGAAGGTGGGGATCGAGATCGTCGTGAGCCTCACCGCCGAACCCTTGGATTTGCCAACCGATAGCGGTTTTCAGCTGATCCATTTCCCCATTCCGGACATGGGTATCGCCACTCCCCGGGCTGTCGCGGGACTGTGCGAGCGTCTGGTGCCCGCCATGGTCGAGGGCCGGCCAGTGCTTCTGCACTGCCGCGCCGGCCTCGGGCGCACGGGAACCGTCGGCGCCTGCTGCCTGGTGTCCCTGGGCCTGGATGCTGGGGATGCCATCCTGCACCTACGGACCCAATCCCGCTTCTACATCCAGACCACCAGCCAACAACACATGGTCAAGCACTACGCCGACCATCTCCGAACCGTTGCCGACCAGGACGAGCTTCCCCCCTCCTTCCGCCGGCCCGCTTCCGATCGCCCCGCGGACCTGATCCAGCGGTTCCAGTCCTGA
- a CDS encoding ATP-binding cassette domain-containing protein → MTAGYGSKTALHQVCLRFPNTRVTALLGPGGSGKSTTLRILEGQTSDDLWWQGERRVDCSTTVFQTQLPRNPFEVKQVRQELADRSWSGTVEEVWGTIPEAAEAVTRILDSRPEDWSLWHLQLLRLTVTAHASADLYLIDEPEVEMPFSALPWLTLQLRRLARRALVVMVTHNLCFARQAAHEVILLADGHVLQYGETESLFEHPSSPRIEQFLQLGG, encoded by the coding sequence ATGACGGCCGGATACGGCTCCAAGACCGCGCTGCACCAAGTCTGCCTACGTTTCCCCAACACCCGCGTAACGGCGCTCCTGGGCCCCGGTGGAAGCGGCAAGTCCACCACCCTCAGAATTCTGGAAGGCCAGACCTCTGACGACCTCTGGTGGCAAGGCGAGCGGCGTGTCGACTGTTCCACGACGGTGTTTCAGACCCAGTTGCCCCGCAACCCCTTCGAGGTCAAGCAGGTCCGGCAGGAGCTAGCCGACCGCAGCTGGTCCGGTACGGTGGAAGAGGTGTGGGGGACGATTCCCGAAGCCGCGGAAGCGGTGACCCGGATCCTCGACTCTCGGCCGGAGGATTGGAGCCTCTGGCATTTGCAGCTCCTGCGCCTCACCGTGACCGCCCACGCTTCAGCGGATCTCTACCTGATCGACGAGCCGGAGGTGGAGATGCCCTTCTCCGCCCTCCCCTGGCTGACCCTCCAGCTCCGCCGGCTCGCCCGCCGGGCATTGGTGGTCATGGTCACTCACAACCTCTGCTTTGCCCGTCAGGCGGCCCATGAGGTGATTCTGCTGGCGGACGGCCACGTGCTCCAATACGGTGAGACCGAGAGCCTCTTCGAACACCCCTCTTCACCGCGCATCGAGCAATTCCTCCAGCTCGGTGGCTGA